One genomic window of [Clostridium] scindens ATCC 35704 includes the following:
- a CDS encoding sporulation protein YqfD, with amino-acid sequence MLLKIIRYIKGYIRIRVIGYSAERFLNACSHKGIFLWGLKPVGGAYEMNITIKGFRQLKPIIRKTGTKVVIVRRFGLPFFLHKYRKRKLFFGGAFLFVVMIIAMSRFIWNIDITGNQSRTDESILEFLGSKNVEDGMPKSDVDCARIVKDIRKEYDDIIWVSASIKGTRLIIQVKENEDSLPVVNKTEEEKEQEARENATDIVADQECVITDIVPRKGIAMVKEGDQVKKGDILISGQVPVNNDAGETIAYQYHESDADIRGQTAIAYEDSQEVVYLEKEYLDVQKEEYYIRVGDRFLRLATIKNQYEEWEMHSKERQLRIGKNFYLPVSYGIRTANPYRSEEKKHTKKELQQILSLRFKRYLADLEKKGVEIIENSVKIYTGPEKAEAKGTLTVIMPIGMQAPSQLLEIPLKEEQEETGE; translated from the coding sequence TTGCTGTTAAAAATCATCCGCTATATAAAAGGGTATATCCGCATCCGGGTCATAGGATATTCCGCAGAAAGATTTTTGAATGCATGCAGCCACAAAGGCATCTTTCTCTGGGGCTTGAAGCCGGTGGGCGGAGCTTACGAAATGAATATTACGATAAAGGGATTCCGGCAGTTAAAGCCGATTATCAGGAAGACAGGAACAAAAGTTGTAATTGTGAGACGGTTCGGTCTTCCTTTTTTTTTACACAAATATCGAAAGCGGAAACTGTTCTTCGGCGGAGCCTTTCTTTTCGTTGTTATGATTATAGCGATGTCCCGGTTTATATGGAATATCGATATTACAGGCAATCAGTCGCGGACCGATGAATCCATTCTGGAGTTTCTGGGCTCAAAAAATGTAGAGGATGGGATGCCAAAGTCGGATGTGGATTGCGCCCGTATTGTAAAGGATATCCGCAAGGAATATGATGACATCATATGGGTATCCGCGTCCATAAAAGGCACCCGCCTGATCATCCAGGTAAAAGAAAACGAGGATTCCTTGCCGGTGGTCAATAAGACGGAGGAGGAAAAAGAACAGGAAGCCAGGGAGAACGCTACGGACATTGTTGCGGACCAAGAGTGCGTCATAACGGACATCGTGCCCAGAAAAGGGATTGCCATGGTCAAAGAAGGTGACCAGGTGAAGAAGGGAGATATCCTGATATCCGGGCAGGTTCCAGTCAATAACGATGCCGGGGAGACGATCGCATACCAATATCACGAGTCTGACGCAGATATCCGGGGACAGACGGCCATTGCGTACGAAGACAGCCAGGAGGTTGTGTATCTGGAAAAGGAATATTTAGACGTACAGAAGGAAGAATACTATATTAGGGTCGGAGACCGATTTCTCAGACTGGCTACAATCAAGAACCAGTATGAGGAATGGGAAATGCATTCCAAGGAGCGGCAGCTTCGGATTGGCAAGAATTTTTACCTACCTGTATCCTATGGCATTCGGACTGCCAATCCTTACCGTTCCGAAGAGAAGAAGCATACAAAGAAGGAACTCCAGCAGATCTTAAGCCTTCGTTTCAAGCGTTATCTTGCAGACTTGGAGAAAAAGGGGGTAGAAATTATCGAGAATAGTGTTAAAATATACACAGGACCCGAAAAAGCCGAGGCAAAAGGCACGCTTACGGTCATCATGCCGATAGGCATGCAAGCCCCGTCTCAATTGCTGGAGATACCGCTAAAAGAAGAACAAGAAGAAACAGGAGAATAA
- a CDS encoding PhoH family protein has translation MGLIEAIMAIPAEQQSNVFGQFDAYAKKIERTLHVTLIARGESVKIMGEASRVEQARKVLSQLAELSSRGNNVEEQNVDYTLALVMEDSPDSVLEIDKDVICHTLQGKPIKPKTIGQKKYVDAIRKKMIVFGLGPAGTGKTYLAMAMAITAFKNNEVGRIILTRPAIEAGEKLGFLPGDLQSKIDPYLRPLYDALYQIMGADSFLKNSEKGLIEVAPLAYMRGRTLDNAFIILDEAQNTTPAQMKMFLTRIGFGSKVVITGDATQKDLPSGQVSGLDVAISVVKNIEDIGICTLTSKDVVRHPLVQKIVKAYEDYESRGKNKGRDKRRRS, from the coding sequence ATGGGATTAATTGAAGCGATCATGGCTATACCGGCCGAGCAGCAGAGTAATGTGTTCGGACAGTTTGATGCTTATGCAAAGAAAATAGAGAGGACGCTCCATGTGACTCTGATTGCCAGAGGGGAGAGCGTAAAGATTATGGGAGAGGCTTCTAGAGTGGAGCAGGCCAGGAAGGTCTTAAGCCAGCTGGCGGAACTGTCAAGCAGAGGGAATAACGTAGAAGAGCAGAACGTGGACTATACCCTTGCCCTCGTGATGGAGGACAGTCCGGACAGCGTTCTGGAAATTGACAAGGATGTGATATGCCATACGCTGCAGGGCAAGCCGATCAAGCCTAAGACTATAGGACAGAAGAAGTATGTGGATGCGATCCGCAAGAAAATGATCGTGTTCGGCCTTGGACCTGCCGGAACGGGCAAGACCTATCTTGCCATGGCTATGGCGATTACGGCATTTAAGAATAACGAGGTGGGCAGAATCATCCTTACCAGGCCTGCCATAGAGGCGGGAGAGAAACTGGGATTCTTGCCCGGAGACCTGCAGAGCAAGATTGATCCCTATCTGCGCCCGCTTTATGATGCGCTTTATCAGATCATGGGGGCGGACAGTTTCTTGAAAAACTCTGAAAAAGGCCTGATTGAAGTGGCACCCCTGGCTTATATGAGAGGACGGACGCTGGACAACGCATTTATTATACTGGATGAAGCCCAGAATACGACCCCTGCCCAGATGAAGATGTTTCTTACCAGGATCGGATTCGGCTCCAAAGTCGTCATTACAGGAGATGCCACCCAGAAGGATCTGCCTTCGGGCCAGGTATCCGGCCTTGACGTGGCGATCTCGGTGGTGAAGAACATCGAGGATATTGGCATCTGTACGCTTACCAGCAAGGATGTTGTCCGCCATCCTCTGGTGCAGAAGATCGTAAAGGCTTATGAAGATTATGAGAGCAGAGGCAAGAACAAAGGCAGGGATAAAAGGAGAAGATCATGA
- the ybeY gene encoding rRNA maturation RNase YbeY, with product MTLYFEEEGEARLPIECEKIARQVIETTLDYAGCPYEWEVSLLLTQNEEIRKMNRDFRGIDRPTDVLSFPMTDYPVPGQFGFLEESDDCFHPESGELMLGDIVISKEKVLSQAEEFGHSALREYAFLIAHSVLHLIGYDHMQDEERQIMERKQKEIMERLNILR from the coding sequence ATGACACTATACTTTGAAGAAGAAGGGGAGGCAAGGCTTCCCATAGAGTGTGAAAAGATAGCAAGACAGGTGATAGAGACAACCCTTGATTATGCCGGATGTCCGTATGAGTGGGAAGTCAGTCTTCTGCTGACGCAGAACGAAGAGATCCGCAAGATGAACCGGGACTTCCGCGGCATTGACAGGCCAACGGATGTGCTGTCCTTTCCGATGACTGACTATCCTGTGCCCGGACAGTTTGGGTTTTTAGAAGAAAGTGATGACTGCTTTCATCCGGAATCGGGAGAACTGATGCTGGGCGATATCGTGATTTCCAAAGAGAAGGTATTATCACAGGCCGAAGAATTCGGTCACTCTGCTTTGAGAGAATATGCTTTTTTAATTGCTCATTCTGTGTTACACTTAATTGGATACGACCATATGCAGGACGAGGAGCGTCAGATTATGGAACGTAAGCAGAAAGAAATTATGGAAAGATTAAATATATTACGATAA
- a CDS encoding putative polysaccharide biosynthesis protein produces the protein MAEQRRKKEKNFLVQGSILAIAGVITKIIGAVYRIPLTNIAGAEGIGYYSVAFSIYSVALMLTSYSLPLAVSKLVSARVAVGEYRNAYKVFKGAMTFALLAGGFVSLLIFLGADFIASHIMHMDMSAYALRVLAPCILIVALLGVLRGFFQGNGSMVPTAISQVVEQVVNAVASIAGAYFLLQAGKSIAETRGKKSYGPAYAAAGGTVGTVAGALAALLFVALIFYAYKRIFKRQMKRDRTRRRESYKKIYKVLFITIAPVILSATVYNISDFIDTAMFNNIMAAQGFKKVEYAELLGMFGGQYTTMINVPLSISSALAASLIPSLVATVQTGNRKQIHNKINMVSRFNMLIAIPCAVGFVILAKPLLDLLYFTQDNTKPALMLQLGALSVVFFCLSTVTNSVLQGLDDMMTPVRNAAISLVIHVIALFLMMVVFKWNIYAVVLSKIVFSGASCILNAHSLRERIGYVQERKKTFVIPAIAATVMGVVAIVVHLLFELFAGARIATVVAVLAAMVVYGAVLVLLGGVTEEELLDMPKGASVASLCRKLHLIRGQYR, from the coding sequence ATGGCTGAACAACGTAGAAAGAAAGAGAAGAATTTCCTGGTCCAGGGCTCTATCCTCGCGATTGCGGGGGTGATTACAAAGATTATCGGGGCCGTGTACCGGATTCCTCTTACCAATATAGCAGGCGCGGAAGGAATCGGATATTACAGCGTGGCCTTCTCTATTTATTCTGTGGCATTAATGCTGACATCCTACAGCCTTCCTCTGGCTGTGTCCAAGTTGGTTTCCGCCAGGGTGGCAGTGGGGGAATACCGGAATGCCTATAAGGTATTTAAGGGGGCTATGACATTTGCCCTGCTGGCAGGCGGATTTGTATCCCTTCTGATCTTCCTGGGGGCGGATTTTATCGCTTCCCATATTATGCATATGGATATGAGTGCCTATGCGCTTCGTGTCCTGGCCCCCTGTATCCTGATTGTCGCTCTTTTGGGCGTGCTGAGGGGATTTTTCCAGGGAAATGGCTCCATGGTTCCCACTGCCATCTCCCAGGTGGTTGAGCAGGTGGTGAATGCAGTGGCATCCATAGCCGGAGCTTACTTCCTTCTGCAGGCAGGAAAGAGCATTGCCGAGACCAGAGGGAAGAAGTCCTATGGCCCGGCATACGCGGCGGCCGGAGGTACGGTCGGAACCGTTGCGGGAGCCTTGGCGGCGCTTCTGTTCGTTGCGCTGATATTCTATGCCTATAAGCGAATCTTCAAGCGCCAGATGAAGCGGGACCGGACCCGCCGGAGGGAAAGCTACAAGAAGATATACAAGGTTCTGTTTATCACCATCGCGCCGGTCATCTTAAGCGCGACGGTCTACAATATCAGTGATTTTATTGATACGGCAATGTTTAATAACATTATGGCTGCCCAGGGATTTAAAAAGGTGGAATATGCGGAACTCCTTGGGATGTTCGGAGGCCAGTATACAACGATGATCAATGTACCCTTGTCCATATCAAGCGCCCTGGCTGCCTCGCTGATTCCAAGTCTGGTAGCGACCGTGCAGACCGGGAACCGTAAGCAGATACATAACAAGATTAATATGGTATCCAGATTCAACATGCTGATCGCGATTCCATGCGCGGTAGGCTTCGTGATTCTGGCCAAGCCGCTTCTGGATCTTTTGTATTTTACCCAGGATAATACGAAGCCGGCACTGATGCTCCAGCTTGGAGCGCTGTCCGTCGTATTCTTCTGCCTGTCGACGGTTACAAACTCGGTGCTGCAGGGACTGGACGATATGATGACCCCGGTGCGCAATGCCGCCATTTCCCTGGTGATCCACGTGATTGCCCTGTTCCTCATGATGGTGGTATTCAAATGGAACATATATGCGGTAGTCCTAAGCAAGATTGTATTTTCCGGCGCCAGCTGCATCTTGAATGCCCATTCGCTGCGGGAGCGCATCGGCTATGTCCAGGAGCGTAAAAAGACGTTCGTGATTCCGGCGATTGCTGCAACCGTGATGGGAGTCGTGGCCATTGTGGTACATCTGCTGTTTGAACTGTTTGCAGGCGCAAGGATTGCAACGGTTGTGGCAGTGCTGGCGGCAATGGTCGTATATGGCGCCGTACTGGTGCTGCTTGGCGGCGTGACGGAAGAGGAACTTCTGGATATGCCAAAGGGAGCCTCCGTGGCATCTCTATG